From Neisseria cinerea:
CGTTGCTTGAGCCTGCTTGGTGAAGTTCTTGTACCAAATTAGGAATTTCAGCATCGGTCGGCAATTGTTTCAGCATGATGTTAAAAGCAGAATGGATGGCGGCCAGTTCATCTCTCAGGTTGTTTAGACTGGCTGCATCAATACTTTTCTGTTTATAGGTATTTTTCAGCTCAACCTCTTTTGCTTTATACTCTTCCAGGGATTCAATCTGATTTTTGAATAAGCCGATGTAACCCAATCCCAGCATGGCAGCAATAATTATTAGGACTATAAACAGCTTTGAGGGGAGGTTGAGTAGATAAAGATTGTTGAAATCTAAATTTTTCATTGATTTGGAAGCCATTTAGTTTGTCTCCTGTGTATTTTCCGGAGCAGGGTTCTTTGCAGTCTCAGAAGCCTTTACGATGGGGTTTAATGTTGCTTGCAGAGTAAATTCTTGGTATGAATTGTTTTTCTTAATACTTAACAATTCCGGTTGGTTAAATATACCTGTATTCGGCATAGCCCTCATCATATTGGCAACACGGTTGTCACTGGACGTTCTGCCGTTCAGTCGGTAAGAGTCGGCAGTGACGGCCTCCAGTGAAGTCAGATAGGTATTGTCAGGGATGGTTTCGTTTAGACTGTCAAGGATTTTTGCTGCTTGGAGGCGTTTGAGTTGAAGCTCCTCAATTTTATTTTTCTTAAGCAGGAAAGCATCTTTCTCTTGTTTTAGTTTTTGGATTTCAGTCAATTCACTGTCTAAGTGCGCGATAGAGGTTTCTAGAAGGGTATTCCTCTCCAGCTGGTTATTGGTCATGTTGTCAATAAACAGGTAAGCCCCCGCAATGGAAGCGAAGCCAATTAATACGGCACCATACATAAGTGTTTTGAATTGTTGCTGTTTACGCCTGTTGATTTCCTCCCTGTAGGGAAGAAGGTTAATTTTAATTAGATTATTCATAGTTATAGTCCCCGTGCAGCTAAACCGAACGCTGTAGTTAATATAGGCGCATCAAGTTCGAATTGTTTTTTATCTATTTTGAGGTTGTCTGCAAAATAGCTTGCAGGATGGATACACTGTACCTCTGCGTTCGTTTGAGAGGCTATGGTTTGTGCAATACCTTTTTGGCGTGTTGCCGCACCTGTTAGCAGGATGTGTTTGATATTAGTCATATCATCCGCAGTTTGCGTAGTGTAATAGAACTGCAAAACCCTTTGTATTTCTTGGGTAATTTGCTGGTTGAAATGAACAGCCACAGTTTCTTGGTAATCAGAAGGTTTTTGCGGGGAGTTAATGATTTCTTCGGCTTTTTCCTCTGTTACCTGATAGGTGCGTTGGATGAGTTGGTTGAGCTGTTTCTCGCTGATAGGGGTCTCCTGTTTATACAGGATTTTACCGTTTTGAATGACTAAGGCATAGGTTTGTGTCGCATATACGCCGAAAATGGCAACTTTTTCTCCAGTAAGTTCCGGATTAAAGTTATTTATCCATAGGGTATAGGCGTTGTACTGCCCAAAAATATCTACATCAAGTGCAGATAATTTCATACCAGCTTCGTTAAAAGCTTCAATTAGCGGTTCGATATCATCTTTTCTTGATGCTACGGCTAAAATGGTCTGATTGGCAGAAGGAGGGGTTAGAACCTGATAGTCGTAATTGACTTCCTCTAAGGAACTTATTTCAGAGATGGCGGATTCTACAAATTCTTCCAAGTCCAAATCTGTATCTTTTGTTGTGTAGGTCAATTGTTC
This genomic window contains:
- a CDS encoding PilN domain-containing protein, which gives rise to MNNLIKINLLPYREEINRRKQQQFKTLMYGAVLIGFASIAGAYLFIDNMTNNQLERNTLLETSIAHLDSELTEIQKLKQEKDAFLLKKNKIEELQLKRLQAAKILDSLNETIPDNTYLTSLEAVTADSYRLNGRTSSDNRVANMMRAMPNTGIFNQPELLSIKKNNSYQEFTLQATLNPIVKASETAKNPAPENTQETN
- the pilM gene encoding type IV pilus biogenesis protein PilM, with the translated sequence MRLFKSLKTPKKTDAKLPKKSSGFNNHAAIGIDIDQYSIKMVQLSGRSLNQIQLEKYVIVKLPKNIVQDNKIQNHGQFVTYLQQAYVKLNSTCKNIIAAIPQNLATTEQLTYTTKDTDLDLEEFVESAISEISSLEEVNYDYQVLTPPSANQTILAVASRKDDIEPLIEAFNEAGMKLSALDVDIFGQYNAYTLWINNFNPELTGEKVAIFGVYATQTYALVIQNGKILYKQETPISEKQLNQLIQRTYQVTEEKAEEIINSPQKPSDYQETVAVHFNQQITQEIQRVLQFYYTTQTADDMTNIKHILLTGAATRQKGIAQTIASQTNAEVQCIHPASYFADNLKIDKKQFELDAPILTTAFGLAARGL
- a CDS encoding type 4a pilus biogenesis protein PilO — translated: MASKSMKNLDFNNLYLLNLPSKLFIVLIIIAAMLGLGYIGLFKNQIESLEEYKAKEVELKNTYKQKSIDAASLNNLRDELAAIHSAFNIMLKQLPTDAEIPNLVQELHQAGSSNGLRLDSVMPQPPVDDGPIKRLPYSISITGNYDQISQFTRDVGSLSRIITLESLKIVQSAENGDNSDGKSSILNLSAIATTYKAKSVEELAAEAAQQQADKAAQDTEQK